In Deinococcus roseus, the following are encoded in one genomic region:
- a CDS encoding GntR family transcriptional regulator gives MHDPNFDQTRPIYLQLMEDIMSRAVRGELKPGDKIPSARDFAQEKLVNPNTVVRAYQELERVGFIQTRRGLGSFITEDYSRIQEAREDLASQAIERLLQELRKLGMDNQAIENLVQKKLETSA, from the coding sequence GTGCATGACCCCAATTTCGATCAGACCCGCCCCATCTACCTGCAACTCATGGAGGACATCATGAGCCGGGCTGTGCGCGGCGAACTCAAACCCGGAGACAAGATCCCCAGTGCCCGCGACTTTGCCCAGGAAAAACTGGTGAATCCCAACACCGTGGTGCGGGCTTACCAGGAACTCGAGCGCGTGGGCTTCATCCAGACCCGCCGCGGTCTGGGCAGCTTCATCACCGAAGACTACAGCCGCATTCAGGAAGCCCGCGAAGACCTCGCTTCCCAGGCCATTGAGCGCCTGCTGCAGGAACTCCGCAAACTGGGCATGGACAACCAGGCCATTGAAAACCTTGTGCAGAAAAAATTGGAGACCAGCGCATGA
- a CDS encoding ABC transporter ATP-binding protein — protein MILQTQNLGKRFFGNVALEDLTFTANPGEFIGLLGVNGSGKSTLIKMAEGLVKPTSGSIKVLGEAPGASTRRQVAYLPEIDHLYMSWNARYAFDFMKGFFPMNEQRFKDVLEFLSVSETARLGTLSKGNRTRVRLALTLARDAKLYLLDEPLSGIDPLTREQILHTLIREFRADDADSTMILATHQIAEAESLFDRVLVLDGGRVLLEGTAEDIRNARGVSIDRAVKQDAMLAESRRRGGK, from the coding sequence ATGATTTTACAGACCCAGAACCTGGGCAAACGTTTTTTTGGAAATGTGGCCCTGGAAGACCTCACCTTTACCGCCAACCCTGGAGAATTCATTGGTCTGCTGGGCGTAAACGGCAGCGGCAAAAGCACCCTTATCAAGATGGCCGAAGGATTGGTCAAACCCACCTCTGGCAGCATCAAAGTGCTGGGAGAAGCCCCCGGAGCCAGCACCCGCCGTCAGGTGGCCTACCTCCCAGAAATTGACCACCTGTACATGAGCTGGAATGCCCGGTACGCCTTTGACTTCATGAAGGGCTTTTTCCCCATGAACGAGCAGCGTTTCAAAGACGTGCTGGAATTCCTCAGCGTCAGTGAAACCGCACGTCTGGGCACCCTCTCCAAGGGGAACCGCACCCGTGTGCGTCTGGCCCTGACCCTGGCCCGAGATGCCAAACTCTACCTGCTGGACGAACCCCTCAGCGGCATTGACCCCCTCACCCGCGAACAGATCCTGCACACCCTGATCCGCGAATTCCGCGCAGACGACGCAGACTCCACCATGATCCTCGCCACCCACCAGATTGCAGAAGCCGAGAGCCTCTTTGACCGGGTGCTGGTGCTGGACGGAGGCCGGGTGCTGCTGGAAGGCACCGCAGAAGACATTCGCAACGCCAGGGGCGTGAGCATAGACCGGGCCGTCAAACAGGACGCCATGCTGGCCGAAAGCCGCCGCCGGGGAGGGAAATGA